The Kitasatospora sp. NBC_00374 genome has a segment encoding these proteins:
- a CDS encoding discoidin domain-containing protein, with amino-acid sequence MPRRLPLLLSAALGAAVLGAGPAAHARPADTTPPAASAAAASGTQPYASYWYPNTILTWDPATDPDARFNRSRVPLQPRTSDPALKANPDARAGEGKVASLVSFGPTSNNPSQGSADPNYYAFGYWQYVDKLVFWGGSAGEGLILAPNPTVIDAAHRNGVKVYGTVFFPPAAYGGQLQWVRDFVQKSGNRYPVADKLAQAAQYYGFDGWFINQETGGGDPALATEVRNLMRYTKARTGTEFMWYDAMTESGSVSWQNALTSANDAFLQDGTRRTADSMFLNFGWSASGLASSRSRAAGLGRSAYDLYSGIDTEANGYNTGVDWDTLFPAGKQHTTSLGLYRPEWTWKSATDRADFYAKDARYWVGANNDPSNTATSSSWKGLAEYIAESSPITAKPFVTNFGTGQGDFYNAGGTRVATGGWNNLSLQDVPPTYRWLVASTGTRLTPSIDFTDSYEGGSSLRLTGRLDAANTVRLYQTRLPVAADSKLSVVLKTPTAGASGLRAAISFTDAPGSFTTLDLGATTGTGWERRTLDLSGYAGRTIAQIALQADGSNPAYDVRVGQLAVYDGSVDAPAAPSGLTVLGATDVVAGSSRSLRLAWTAAPSGSVHHYELYRRNADGTRSYLGATPSDAYFVNRLDRAGTESSTTIEVEAVSTEYGRSAAAATTVSWTGTPPGGDNLALNRPATAAGRCNANEGPAKAVNGTVNGGNGDKWCTTTADKWLEVDLGSARPLSKFVVKHASAGGESASYNTRDFTLQVRSSAADPWTTVATVTGNTAGTTTHPVTATARYVRLVVTKPTQTTDPAARIYEFEAWGA; translated from the coding sequence ATGCCACGACGACTCCCCCTCCTCCTCAGCGCCGCCCTCGGGGCCGCCGTTCTGGGCGCCGGACCGGCCGCCCACGCCCGGCCGGCCGACACCACCCCGCCCGCCGCATCGGCGGCAGCGGCCTCCGGCACCCAGCCGTACGCCTCGTACTGGTACCCGAACACCATCCTCACCTGGGACCCGGCCACCGACCCGGACGCCCGCTTCAACCGCTCCCGCGTCCCCCTCCAGCCGCGGACCAGCGACCCCGCACTCAAGGCCAACCCCGACGCCCGGGCCGGCGAGGGCAAGGTCGCCTCCCTGGTGTCCTTCGGGCCGACCTCCAACAACCCTTCCCAGGGCTCCGCCGACCCGAACTACTACGCCTTCGGCTACTGGCAGTACGTCGACAAGCTGGTGTTCTGGGGCGGCTCGGCCGGCGAGGGCCTGATCCTCGCCCCCAACCCGACCGTCATCGACGCCGCCCACCGCAACGGCGTCAAGGTCTACGGCACCGTCTTCTTCCCGCCCGCCGCGTACGGCGGCCAACTCCAGTGGGTGCGCGACTTCGTCCAGAAGTCCGGAAACCGCTACCCGGTCGCCGACAAGCTGGCGCAGGCCGCCCAGTACTACGGCTTCGACGGCTGGTTCATCAACCAGGAGACCGGTGGCGGCGACCCGGCCCTGGCCACCGAGGTCCGCAACCTCATGCGGTACACCAAGGCCCGCACCGGCACCGAGTTCATGTGGTACGACGCCATGACCGAGTCCGGCTCGGTCTCCTGGCAGAACGCGCTCACCTCCGCCAACGACGCGTTCCTCCAGGACGGCACCCGCCGCACCGCGGACTCCATGTTCCTCAACTTCGGCTGGAGCGCGAGCGGCCTCGCCTCCTCCCGCAGCCGCGCCGCCGGGCTGGGCCGCAGCGCGTACGACCTCTACTCCGGCATCGACACCGAGGCCAACGGCTACAACACCGGCGTCGACTGGGACACCCTCTTCCCGGCCGGAAAGCAGCACACCACCTCACTCGGCCTCTACCGGCCCGAGTGGACCTGGAAGTCCGCCACCGACCGCGCCGACTTCTACGCCAAGGACGCCCGCTACTGGGTCGGCGCCAACAACGACCCGTCCAACACCGCCACTTCCTCCAGCTGGAAGGGACTCGCCGAGTACATCGCCGAGTCCTCCCCGATCACGGCCAAGCCCTTCGTCACCAACTTCGGCACCGGCCAGGGCGACTTCTACAACGCGGGCGGCACCCGGGTCGCCACCGGAGGCTGGAACAACCTCTCCCTCCAGGACGTCCCGCCCACCTACCGCTGGCTGGTCGCCTCCACGGGGACCAGGCTGACCCCGTCCATCGACTTCACCGACTCCTACGAGGGCGGCTCCTCGCTGCGCCTCACCGGCCGGCTCGACGCCGCCAACACCGTCCGCCTCTACCAGACCAGACTCCCGGTCGCGGCGGACAGCAAGCTCTCGGTGGTGCTGAAGACCCCGACCGCAGGCGCGTCCGGCCTCAGGGCCGCGATCTCCTTCACCGACGCGCCGGGCAGTTTCACCACCCTCGACCTCGGCGCCACCACAGGAACCGGCTGGGAGCGCAGGACGCTCGACCTCTCCGGGTACGCGGGCCGCACCATCGCCCAGATCGCCCTCCAGGCCGACGGCAGCAACCCCGCCTACGACGTGAGGGTCGGTCAGCTCGCCGTCTACGACGGGTCGGTGGACGCGCCCGCCGCCCCGAGCGGCCTCACCGTGCTCGGGGCCACCGACGTGGTGGCCGGCTCCAGCCGGTCGCTGCGGCTCGCCTGGACCGCCGCACCGAGCGGATCCGTCCACCACTACGAGCTGTACCGGCGCAACGCGGACGGCACCCGCAGCTACCTCGGCGCCACCCCGTCCGACGCGTACTTCGTCAACCGGCTCGACCGCGCCGGGACCGAGAGCAGCACCACCATCGAGGTCGAGGCGGTCTCGACCGAGTACGGCCGCTCGGCCGCTGCCGCCACCACCGTCTCCTGGACCGGCACTCCGCCGGGCGGCGACAACCTGGCGCTGAACCGCCCGGCCACCGCCGCGGGCCGGTGCAACGCCAACGAGGGCCCGGCGAAGGCCGTCAACGGTACCGTCAACGGCGGCAACGGCGACAAGTGGTGCACCACCACGGCGGACAAGTGGCTGGAGGTCGATCTCGGCTCGGCCCGCCCGCTCTCCAAGTTCGTGGTCAAGCACGCCTCGGCCGGCGGCGAGAGCGCCTCGTACAACACCCGCGACTTCACCCTCCAGGTCCGCTCCTCGGCCGCCGACCCGTGGACCACCGTCGCCACCGTCACCGGCAACACCGCCGGGACCACCACCCATCCGGTGACCGCCACCGCCCGCTACGTGCGCCTGGTCGTCACCAAGCCCACCCAGACCACCGACCCCGCCGCCCGGATCTACGAGTTCGAGGCCTGGGGCGCGTAG
- a CDS encoding WD40 repeat domain-containing protein: MNPIQEFDRKESDPERPTAATELTVGSGRTDDLLTDAEFLVRAEPQVVVPLLGEASGWDARLSAWVYWRSLSEHRTMGPDQRRWRLRLEAVRWGHRALVGRLDAVGGGRGGSTAGWDVRWAVGARLEGRRLRPLGGHPRGAVATAVVEGLPVAVTGSADGTVGSWDLNTGLRVGPELAWRTPGVRAAATATVGGRAVAVCSGWDGTVRVWDLAAGQALGEPPVGAVRAVATAELDGRTVAVTADDQAGMRTWDLLTGRPAGGSFTGRTTAVTALATAVVRGRAVVIAGSCRGTVRIWDLATGRRVGRPLLGHTGAVLALTTTVVSGRVVAVSGGWDGTVRVWDLAGGRPAGRPLTGHTGPVWALATTLAQGRAVAVTGGEEGTLRRWDLAGREPLGPPLTGHTEGIQAVATAVVDGLPVAVTGGADDAAWVWDLACELGTPLAGHTGQVRSVAVTRVQGRATVVTGGADGTLRRWELDTGRPVGPALTGHTGPVEAMVTATVDHREVAVTAGGDGLRVRDLTTGYCERIAYGPSRAVAVARVRGRPVAIVGGDDGTVQVWDLTALRQLGGPLADHTGWVMALAVTEVDGRAVIVTAGDEGMVWDLATGEQVGGPLTHHTGWVTALTVADLRGRAVAVTIGDDGTVRVWDPATGEQIGEPLTDPRRGTRVAATGMPHGRPALATSGSADRTVCVRDLATGRRMGPDLVFPEPVGALAFAPSGELVVGFGSEVAVLATPPGCSVPDADAVVRALGRPTGVDVDTVVVRPTGQVH; the protein is encoded by the coding sequence GTGAACCCGATACAGGAATTCGACCGGAAGGAATCGGACCCGGAACGACCGACGGCAGCGACCGAGCTCACCGTCGGGTCCGGACGAACCGACGACCTGCTGACGGACGCGGAGTTCCTGGTACGGGCCGAGCCGCAGGTGGTGGTCCCCCTGCTGGGCGAGGCCTCCGGGTGGGATGCCCGGCTGTCCGCGTGGGTGTACTGGCGGTCGTTGAGCGAGCACCGCACCATGGGCCCGGACCAGCGACGGTGGCGGCTCCGGCTGGAGGCCGTCCGGTGGGGGCATCGCGCGCTGGTGGGCCGGCTCGACGCGGTCGGCGGCGGGAGGGGCGGGAGCACGGCCGGGTGGGACGTCCGTTGGGCAGTCGGCGCCCGGCTCGAAGGTCGACGCCTGCGCCCACTCGGTGGCCACCCGCGCGGGGCGGTGGCGACGGCGGTGGTGGAAGGGCTCCCGGTCGCGGTCACCGGGAGCGCCGACGGCACCGTGGGCAGCTGGGACCTGAACACCGGCCTCCGGGTCGGCCCCGAGCTTGCCTGGCGCACTCCAGGGGTCCGGGCGGCTGCGACCGCCACGGTCGGGGGGCGGGCGGTCGCGGTGTGCAGCGGCTGGGACGGAACCGTACGGGTGTGGGACCTGGCCGCCGGCCAGGCGCTCGGGGAGCCCCCCGTGGGAGCGGTCCGGGCGGTCGCGACGGCGGAGCTGGACGGCCGAACGGTCGCGGTGACCGCCGACGACCAGGCCGGGATGCGGACATGGGACCTGCTCACCGGCAGGCCCGCGGGGGGCTCCTTCACCGGCCGCACCACGGCGGTGACCGCCCTGGCGACGGCGGTGGTGCGCGGCCGCGCCGTCGTGATCGCCGGCAGCTGCCGCGGGACGGTGCGGATCTGGGACCTCGCCACCGGCAGGCGGGTCGGGCGACCGCTGCTCGGCCACACCGGAGCCGTGCTCGCGCTCACCACAACCGTGGTCTCCGGCAGGGTGGTTGCCGTCTCCGGAGGGTGGGACGGCACGGTCCGGGTGTGGGACCTCGCCGGCGGCCGCCCGGCCGGACGGCCCCTGACCGGTCATACCGGCCCGGTGTGGGCGCTGGCGACGACCCTGGCACAGGGCCGGGCAGTCGCGGTGACCGGCGGGGAGGAGGGCACGCTCCGGCGCTGGGACCTGGCCGGCCGTGAGCCCCTCGGGCCACCGCTGACCGGCCACACCGAAGGAATCCAGGCCGTGGCCACCGCCGTCGTGGACGGCCTTCCGGTCGCCGTCACCGGCGGCGCGGACGACGCCGCCTGGGTCTGGGACCTCGCCTGCGAACTCGGTACACCGCTCGCCGGGCACACCGGGCAGGTCCGAAGCGTGGCGGTCACCCGGGTACAGGGCCGCGCGACCGTGGTCACCGGAGGTGCGGACGGCACGCTCCGACGATGGGAACTGGACACCGGCAGGCCCGTCGGACCTGCCCTGACCGGACACACCGGACCGGTGGAGGCCATGGTGACGGCGACCGTCGACCACCGTGAGGTGGCCGTCACGGCCGGCGGCGACGGCCTGCGGGTGCGCGACCTGACGACCGGCTACTGCGAGCGGATCGCGTACGGTCCCTCCCGGGCCGTGGCCGTCGCGCGGGTCCGGGGTCGCCCGGTCGCTATCGTCGGCGGTGACGACGGCACCGTACAGGTGTGGGACTTGACGGCCCTCCGACAGCTCGGCGGGCCGCTCGCCGACCACACCGGCTGGGTGATGGCCCTGGCGGTGACGGAGGTGGACGGCCGAGCCGTGATCGTCACCGCGGGCGACGAAGGAATGGTCTGGGACCTGGCGACGGGTGAGCAGGTCGGGGGGCCGCTCACCCATCACACCGGCTGGGTGACGGCCCTGACCGTGGCGGACCTCCGGGGCCGTGCCGTCGCGGTCACCATCGGCGACGACGGCACGGTCCGGGTCTGGGACCCGGCGACCGGTGAGCAGATCGGGGAGCCGCTCACCGACCCGCGCCGGGGAACACGGGTCGCGGCCACCGGGATGCCGCACGGCCGGCCGGCCCTCGCCACCAGCGGATCGGCGGACCGGACCGTCTGCGTACGGGACTTGGCGACCGGCCGCAGGATGGGCCCCGACCTGGTCTTCCCCGAACCGGTCGGAGCCCTCGCCTTCGCTCCGAGCGGGGAGCTGGTCGTCGGCTTCGGCTCCGAAGTCGCGGTCCTCGCCACCCCACCGGGCTGCAGCGTCCCCGACGCGGACGCCGTCGTCCGGGCCCTCGGCCGGCCGACGGGCGTGGACGTCGACACCGTGGTCGTCCGCCCCACCGGCCAGGTCCACTGA
- a CDS encoding Lrp/AsnC family transcriptional regulator yields the protein MPAPSAGSGLDTTDLLLLRQLGQDARASFAQIGAQVNLSASAVKRRIDRLRAQGVVRGFTVVLDPALLGWGTEAFVEVYCRERTPPEEILSSLRQFPEVLSAWTVTGDSDALVHLLVTDMRHLETVIERIRKEPGVQRSRSLVALSRLIG from the coding sequence GTGCCGGCCCCGTCGGCGGGTTCCGGGCTCGACACCACCGACCTCCTGCTGCTGCGGCAGCTCGGCCAGGACGCCCGGGCGTCGTTCGCGCAGATCGGTGCCCAGGTCAATCTGTCCGCGAGCGCGGTGAAGCGCCGCATCGACCGGCTGCGAGCCCAGGGGGTGGTGCGCGGTTTCACCGTCGTACTCGATCCTGCCCTGCTGGGGTGGGGCACCGAGGCCTTCGTCGAGGTCTACTGCCGGGAACGCACACCGCCCGAGGAGATCCTGTCGTCGCTGCGCCAGTTTCCCGAGGTGCTCTCGGCCTGGACGGTCACCGGCGACTCGGACGCCCTCGTGCACCTGCTCGTCACGGACATGCGCCACCTGGAGACGGTCATCGAGCGGATCCGCAAGGAACCCGGGGTGCAGCGGAGCCGCAGTCTGGTGGCTCTTTCCCGGCTCATCGGCTGA
- a CDS encoding class I SAM-dependent methyltransferase, with the protein MTEQRFDRWAAGDAYERYMGRWSRAVADRFVAWLGRDGGLRWLDVGCGTGALTAAVAARCRPRMVLGVDRSAGFVDSARSAAPASACFVVADALSLPVRDEVFDAAVSGLALNFLPGPGAAAAEAARVVRPGGLVAAYVWDYADGMAFLRHFWDAAVAVDPGAVALHEGRRFPVCHPDRLRALWTRAGLVDVAVTPIEVATVFTGFADLWEPFLAGQGPAPGYLAALAPTTRDRLRAALGEAVPTRPDGSIAFTARAWAVRGRRPVRAEPGRASG; encoded by the coding sequence ATGACGGAGCAGCGGTTCGACAGGTGGGCGGCCGGGGACGCGTACGAGCGGTACATGGGTCGGTGGAGCCGTGCGGTCGCGGATCGGTTCGTGGCGTGGCTCGGTCGCGACGGCGGCCTGCGGTGGCTGGACGTGGGCTGCGGTACGGGCGCGTTGACCGCGGCGGTGGCTGCCCGGTGTCGGCCCCGGATGGTGCTCGGGGTGGACCGGTCGGCCGGGTTCGTGGACTCGGCCCGGTCCGCCGCTCCCGCTTCGGCGTGCTTCGTGGTGGCCGATGCCCTGTCCCTGCCGGTGCGCGATGAGGTGTTCGACGCGGCCGTCAGCGGGCTGGCGCTCAACTTCCTGCCCGGGCCGGGTGCGGCGGCGGCCGAGGCCGCCCGGGTGGTCCGGCCCGGTGGGCTCGTCGCGGCGTACGTGTGGGACTACGCCGACGGAATGGCGTTCCTGCGCCACTTCTGGGATGCCGCGGTCGCGGTGGATCCGGGCGCGGTCGCACTGCACGAGGGCCGCCGGTTCCCGGTGTGCCACCCTGATCGGCTGCGCGCGCTGTGGACTCGGGCGGGGTTGGTCGACGTGGCGGTCACCCCGATCGAGGTGGCGACCGTCTTCACCGGCTTCGCAGATCTGTGGGAGCCGTTCCTGGCGGGACAGGGACCCGCCCCCGGCTATCTCGCCGCTCTCGCCCCCACCACCCGGGACCGGTTGCGTGCCGCTCTCGGCGAGGCCGTACCGACCCGGCCGGACGGGTCGATCGCGTTCACCGCCCGCGCCTGGGCGGTCAGGGGCCGACGACCGGTCCGCGCCGAGCCCGGGCGGGCGTCAGGGTGA
- a CDS encoding ABC transporter substrate-binding protein: MRDRPRFRRRSPAAAAALVLAAALLAGCGSSGGGGPVVLNWYNFPDDSGALQQAADRCSQASGGRYQVRYNKLPRTADGQRQQLVRRLAAHDTGVDIMGLDVTWPAEFAEAGWIREWTGERKQQATADTLDAAVRTATWKGRLYGAPYNSNTQLLWYRDDLVSTPPKSWAEMLSQADALAKAGKPHYVEIQGAQYEGLTVWFNTLVTSAGGSILTPDAQAPSLGPPAVVAAGIMHDTAVSAAADPSLPNQMEDQNRLAMESGTAAFELNYPFVYPSMKANQPDLFEHFRWAPYPGVTADRPATVTIGGIDLAVGAYTRQPDLAFEATLCLRDRDNQLTNALEGGLPPSLRSLYQAAELTESYPFAADVLAALDTASVRPQTPAYQNVSIAISHALSPPASIRPESTVAGLRGQIEDALGSKGLIP; encoded by the coding sequence ATGCGCGATCGCCCGAGGTTCCGCCGGCGGTCTCCCGCGGCCGCTGCCGCGCTGGTGCTGGCCGCCGCGCTGCTGGCCGGTTGCGGGAGCAGCGGTGGCGGCGGTCCCGTGGTCCTCAACTGGTACAACTTCCCCGACGACTCCGGTGCGTTGCAGCAGGCGGCCGACCGGTGCAGCCAGGCGTCCGGCGGCCGCTACCAGGTCCGTTACAACAAGCTCCCGCGGACGGCGGACGGCCAGCGCCAGCAGCTGGTACGGCGGCTGGCCGCGCACGACACCGGGGTCGACATCATGGGTCTGGACGTCACCTGGCCAGCGGAGTTCGCCGAGGCCGGCTGGATCCGCGAGTGGACCGGCGAGAGGAAGCAGCAGGCCACCGCCGACACCCTCGACGCCGCGGTGCGGACCGCGACCTGGAAGGGCAGGCTGTACGGCGCCCCCTACAACTCCAACACCCAACTGCTCTGGTACCGCGACGACCTGGTGTCGACGCCGCCGAAGAGCTGGGCCGAGATGCTGTCCCAGGCCGACGCCCTGGCGAAGGCGGGCAAGCCGCACTACGTGGAGATCCAGGGTGCCCAGTACGAGGGCCTGACCGTCTGGTTCAACACCCTGGTCACCAGCGCGGGCGGATCGATCCTCACCCCGGACGCGCAGGCTCCCTCGCTGGGCCCGCCGGCCGTGGTCGCAGCCGGGATCATGCACGACACCGCCGTCTCGGCTGCCGCGGACCCCTCGCTGCCCAACCAGATGGAGGACCAGAACCGGCTCGCCATGGAGTCCGGCACGGCCGCGTTCGAGCTCAACTACCCCTTCGTCTACCCGTCGATGAAGGCCAACCAGCCGGACCTCTTCGAACACTTCAGATGGGCCCCCTATCCCGGGGTCACCGCCGACCGGCCGGCGACCGTGACCATCGGCGGTATCGACCTCGCGGTCGGCGCCTACACCCGGCAGCCCGACCTCGCGTTCGAGGCGACGCTGTGCCTGCGCGACCGCGACAACCAGCTCACCAACGCGCTGGAGGGCGGCCTGCCTCCGTCGCTGCGCAGCCTCTACCAGGCCGCCGAACTGACGGAGAGCTACCCGTTCGCGGCGGACGTGCTGGCCGCACTCGACACGGCCAGTGTGCGGCCGCAGACCCCGGCCTACCAGAACGTGTCGATCGCCATCTCGCACGCCCTCTCGCCGCCCGCGTCGATCCGGCCCGAGAGCACCGTCGCCGGCCTTCGCGGCCAGATCGAGGACGCCCTCGGTTCCAAGGGGTTGATCCCGTGA
- a CDS encoding carbohydrate ABC transporter permease, whose amino-acid sequence MSRPTTATAGRGRAELSEGARQERRLGLLLCAPAVIVMVAVTAYPIAYAIYLSLQRYDLRFPGQAHWVGFSNYGAVLTSPFWWQALWVTVLITVVSVAVELVLGMALALVMHRAIFGRGTVRTAVLIPYGIVTVVAAYSWQYAWTPGTGYLAALLPAGSAPLTDQWQAIGLIILAEVWKTTPFMALLLLAGLALVPGETVRAAMVDGATFWQRLRLVILPLMKPAVLVALLFRTLDAFRIFDNIYVLTGGSNDTGSVSILGYDNLFTALNLGIGSAISVLIFLCVAVIAFIFIKIFGAAAPGGEPERR is encoded by the coding sequence GTGAGCCGGCCCACCACGGCCACCGCCGGGCGCGGCCGGGCCGAACTCTCCGAAGGCGCCCGCCAGGAGCGCCGGCTCGGCCTGCTGCTGTGCGCGCCCGCGGTGATCGTGATGGTCGCGGTCACCGCCTACCCGATCGCCTACGCGATCTACCTCTCGCTCCAGCGCTACGACCTGCGCTTCCCCGGACAGGCCCACTGGGTCGGGTTCAGCAACTACGGAGCCGTGCTGACGTCTCCGTTCTGGTGGCAGGCCCTGTGGGTGACCGTGCTCATCACGGTGGTCTCGGTGGCCGTCGAGCTGGTCCTCGGCATGGCGCTGGCGCTGGTGATGCACCGGGCGATCTTCGGCCGGGGAACGGTCCGTACCGCCGTCCTGATCCCGTACGGCATCGTCACGGTCGTCGCCGCGTACTCGTGGCAGTACGCGTGGACCCCGGGCACCGGCTACCTGGCGGCGCTCCTTCCGGCCGGGAGCGCGCCGCTGACCGACCAGTGGCAGGCCATCGGGCTGATCATCCTCGCCGAGGTGTGGAAGACCACCCCGTTCATGGCGCTGCTGCTGCTCGCCGGACTCGCGCTCGTCCCCGGCGAGACGGTGCGGGCGGCCATGGTCGACGGAGCGACGTTCTGGCAGCGGCTGCGGTTGGTGATCCTTCCACTGATGAAGCCGGCCGTCCTGGTCGCCCTGCTGTTCCGCACCCTGGACGCCTTCCGGATCTTCGACAACATCTACGTGCTGACCGGCGGCTCCAACGACACCGGCTCGGTCTCGATCCTCGGCTACGACAACCTCTTCACCGCCCTCAACCTCGGTATCGGGTCGGCGATCTCGGTGCTGATCTTCCTGTGCGTGGCGGTCATCGCCTTCATCTTCATCAAGATCTTCGGCGCCGCGGCGCCGGGCGGCGAACCGGAGCGGCGATGA
- a CDS encoding carbohydrate ABC transporter permease — protein sequence MSQRGRTLTGWGVVNVIVVLYALFPVWWIVALSFKDPSTLSDGDFIPREWTWENYRGIFQTSEFTRALVNSIGIAVIATTIAVVLGTMAAYAVARLRFPGKRLLIGMSLLIAMFPPISLVSPLFNIERVLGIFDTWAGLIIPYMTFSLPLAIYTLSAFFREIPWDLEKAAKVDGATPAQAFRLVIAPLAAPGVFTTGILVFIFCWNDFLFAISLTSTTAARTVPAAIAFFTGSSQFQQPTGSIAAAAVVITVPIVIFVLLFQRRIVAGLTAGAVKG from the coding sequence ATGTCCCAGCGTGGCAGGACCCTCACCGGCTGGGGTGTCGTCAACGTCATCGTGGTGCTGTACGCACTGTTCCCGGTCTGGTGGATCGTGGCGCTCTCGTTCAAGGACCCGAGCACGCTCAGCGACGGCGACTTCATCCCGCGCGAGTGGACCTGGGAGAACTACCGCGGCATCTTCCAGACCTCGGAGTTCACCCGGGCGCTGGTCAACTCCATCGGCATCGCCGTGATCGCCACCACGATCGCGGTCGTCCTCGGGACGATGGCCGCGTACGCGGTCGCCCGGCTGCGCTTCCCCGGCAAGCGCCTGCTGATCGGGATGTCGCTGCTGATCGCGATGTTCCCGCCGATCTCGCTGGTCTCGCCGCTGTTCAACATCGAGCGGGTACTCGGGATCTTCGACACCTGGGCGGGGCTGATCATCCCCTACATGACCTTCTCGCTGCCGCTGGCGATCTACACCCTCTCCGCGTTCTTCCGGGAGATCCCCTGGGACCTGGAGAAGGCCGCCAAGGTGGACGGCGCCACCCCGGCCCAGGCGTTCCGCCTCGTGATCGCGCCGCTCGCCGCACCGGGGGTGTTCACCACCGGAATCCTGGTCTTCATCTTCTGCTGGAACGACTTCCTCTTCGCGATCTCGCTGACCTCCACCACCGCCGCCCGCACCGTCCCGGCGGCGATCGCCTTCTTCACCGGCAGTTCGCAGTTCCAGCAGCCGACCGGGTCCATCGCCGCGGCGGCCGTGGTGATCACCGTGCCCATCGTGATCTTCGTGCTGCTGTTCCAGCGCCGCATCGTCGCCGGCCTCACCGCCGGCGCAGTCAAGGGATGA
- a CDS encoding ABC transporter ATP-binding protein, with translation MAEIVLDGITKRYPDGALAVNDFNLTIADGEFVILVGPSGCGKSTTLNMIAGLEDITEGTLRIDGRVVNDRAPKDRDIAMVFQSYALYPHMNVRENMGFALRLAKTDKAVINAKVEEAARILDLTQHLDRKPANLSGGQRQRVAMGRAIVRDPKAFLMDEPLSNLDAKLRVQMRTQIAALQRRLGTTTVYVTHDQVEAMTLGDRVVVMRGGVVQQVGTPQRLYDAPVNLFVAGFIGSPGMNFLGAGLEQGALRTSLGALPLDDRLRRLLERQDAPRELIVGIRPEDFEDAALTDERRTGLTCTATVDVRESVGSDVFVHFTEEGGPAGTAELAELAADSGRADTGMQGHRVVARLSPATRATEGEPLELWINTARIHVFDPATGTNLTRPEETDA, from the coding sequence GTGGCCGAGATCGTCCTCGACGGCATCACCAAGCGCTATCCCGACGGCGCCCTCGCCGTCAACGACTTCAACCTCACCATCGCCGACGGCGAGTTCGTCATCCTGGTCGGCCCCTCCGGCTGCGGCAAGTCCACCACCCTCAACATGATCGCGGGCCTGGAGGACATCACCGAGGGCACGCTGCGGATCGACGGCCGGGTCGTCAACGACCGCGCGCCCAAGGACCGTGACATCGCGATGGTGTTCCAGAGCTACGCCCTCTACCCGCACATGAACGTCCGCGAGAACATGGGCTTCGCGCTCAGACTGGCCAAGACCGACAAGGCCGTCATCAACGCCAAGGTCGAGGAGGCCGCCCGCATCCTCGACCTCACCCAGCACCTCGACCGCAAACCCGCCAACCTCTCCGGCGGCCAGCGCCAGCGGGTCGCGATGGGCCGCGCCATCGTGCGCGACCCGAAGGCCTTCCTGATGGACGAACCGCTCTCCAACCTCGACGCCAAACTCCGCGTCCAGATGCGCACCCAGATCGCCGCTCTGCAGCGCCGCCTCGGTACCACCACCGTGTACGTCACCCACGACCAGGTCGAGGCGATGACCCTCGGCGACCGCGTGGTCGTGATGCGAGGAGGCGTGGTCCAGCAGGTGGGCACGCCCCAGCGGCTCTACGACGCGCCGGTCAACCTCTTCGTCGCCGGCTTCATCGGATCCCCCGGAATGAACTTCCTCGGCGCCGGTCTGGAACAGGGCGCCCTGCGCACCTCACTCGGAGCCCTGCCGCTCGACGACCGCCTGCGCCGGCTGCTGGAACGGCAGGACGCGCCGCGCGAGCTCATCGTCGGCATCCGGCCCGAGGACTTCGAGGACGCCGCCCTGACCGACGAGCGGCGCACCGGGCTCACCTGCACCGCCACCGTCGACGTCCGGGAATCAGTCGGCTCCGACGTCTTCGTCCACTTCACCGAGGAGGGCGGGCCCGCCGGCACGGCCGAACTCGCGGAACTCGCCGCCGACTCCGGCCGCGCCGACACGGGCATGCAGGGGCACCGGGTCGTCGCCCGCCTCAGCCCCGCCACCCGCGCCACCGAGGGCGAACCGCTGGAGCTGTGGATCAACACCGCGCGCATCCACGTCTTCGACCCCGCCACCGGGACCAACCTCACCCGGCCCGAAGAGACCGACGCGTAG